GCTGCTCATGGACGAGCCCGGGGACCTGCTGCTGGGGTGCCCCGACGAGCTCATGCTCATGGAAGGGTCCGGCTCCGGTGGCGCCATGGGAAGCGCCCGCGCAGGTGCTGCTGGAGAAAGAAGGAGAAAATTGATCGTCGATCGTGAGCGAACCTGAATCTGAGGAGTGCTTGGGTTAAACGAAATCGCGTCAAGAACCAGCTGGGAAAATCAGCGCGAGATAAACGGATGCACGTGCCAAGACTGCTACTACTAGCTAGCAAGTAGGCAGGAAATGCAAGCCAGATCAGGAGGTGGTGGTACCTTGGGGCTGCCCATGGCGGCCGGCGCTCTTCACGGGCTCCAATTCGGGTTCCTCCGAGCCGAGGCAGTTCCCCATGGGAGGAGCAGCAGCGGGGTGCCCGGTCGGCCGACGCCCTTCCTGCCTCTCTTCTCCCGGATTCCCCCTCCGCTCCTCGCGCCTCTGGATTCTCTGAAAGCTGCCACCACTCCCCCTCCTCGCCTCCTTTTCCTGTGGCGCTGGCGCCGCGATATAAAAGGGAGgggcgccgcgccgcggccggcggcccGTGCCCGCGCGATCGCTTCTCCGAGGCCCACGCGTTATGGGAGACCTTTCCACGGGGTTTGGTCCGGTGCTGCCGCCGTCGTGGGGAGCGCGAGCAGCGAGACGGGCAGTGTCAACACCCAGTCCGGCCTAATAAAGCGCGGGCGCGAGGAGGGGTCGGAAAGGGAAGAAGGCTTGCGCGTTTACTTCCAGCAAGTCAAATGCTCCTCGCAATTTGCGAGCCTCCACCCATGTCGCAGCGCAGGCGCGGCTCCGGTGGATTTTCGAGGCAAGTTGCATGCTGATGGGGCGATGAGGACGCGATTATTATTGGGCACGTGCTGGACTCGTCAGGTCATCAGGCCAGGGCACGGCCACGCAGGCGGAAGAATTTTAAGCCTGCTGGGCAACTGAATTCGGGCTTGTGCTGTGCCCTGTGCAGGGTTCTCTCGAGTCGATTGACAGAAACGGGTCTCGTGCTGAAAGATTTCTCTGCTTCAAACAGACGAGTTCACAGGACGGATTGCTCCGATCCATTTGGTTAGGTAGAAATGAAAATCTTTCGTTCCCACCAGCGACTTCACACGAcgattttttttctaaaaaagaaAACCAGCGCGGCGCGACCTTTTGTTGCGGCGCAGCATGACGCGGCACTGAACTCCACGTGCTACCATTTTTCCACCCATGCTCGACTGCTGCCTGCTGGAGCGAGCATATCGCAACTTTTTCACTTTATCCCAGCAATCGGATACGGTATCTTTTCGCTTTGCCCTCTGGGCCTCGTATGAACAAAATCTCAGAACGGCTCGTCTTCGACTGGTTTGGTCCTCTACCGGTTGATGAGCTCGAGAGGGTCAAAGCTCACAAGGCGCAGCTCGGACTTTTCTCGGAAGATTTGCGCGCAGCTCCGACCGCCTCCGGGACGCAGAGAGGCAGAGCCCACCACCACTAGTAACAAGAGTTTCCCGTCTTGTGTATGCGGGCGGGGCCCAGCTTTGAACATTAACCTCGATCTCACTGGATCTCATGTAATGAAGCCCGTGGTTTTATTATTCGCAGAAGTTTAAGATAAAAAGGCGCCAGTGCGGTAGTGCAGATTTGACGGTTGCGATAGGCAAGTCAAGATGACTTGTTTGGTAAAAGGCCTAGAGATTTGATGGGATCGTGCCATCTTCTTCTCGCAGCAGCAGCGCTACTAACTAACTAACGTATCGGGATCGAGTCGATCTGAGAATACCATTTCATATGCGTTGACCTGGAGGCCCTTTCAAAAGCAGCCCTTAACTGCGGTGATTTGACTAGATTACTAGTCGTGTTAATAATTTATTGTGGCGACGGCCGGGCCGTATCACGCGTTGCAGGGTGGTAACTGATGCTAGGACCGTAAGATATTACGATGACGCGACTTCGACGCGGTTCGGTTGATTGTGCACATCAGGCCTGCCGCACGTTTCTgtcaggagagagagagagagagagagagagagagagagagagagagagagagagagagagagagagagagagagagagagagagagagagagagagagagaaatgcGCAGCAGTTAAGCACGTACACTCAACTACTCGTGCTGCTTCAATTACGTTAACGATCATCAGCTCGAGGTCTTGGATTTGTTTTCTAGTGTAAAAAAAAACACTAGTACATATAGTATCTACATTATGATATACTTCATGATGATATTGTAGTGCAGGGGAAAAAAATAAAACCATATATTTTTCTGGTACATGGAAGGCCTGGAACATTAGCTCATTATTAGTCACTGCCACATGCTATATGCATCGTCCTGATCGGCTTATGGCACCTGGCTTTTATGTGCTTTTGAGtgctctccctctcttttcccgTAGTCTACCCGCATGCTGATGACGGCCCTGATTCCTGAAAGGTGAAAGCGACATCTGACCTGTGGCACACGAGCCTGGCCGGTACATATCGTTTGTCCGGCCAAAAGCGCAAACCGACTCTGGCCATTCCGACACATGTCGTGGAACGGCGTTGCGTCGCCGCGTGTAGTTGCAAACAAATTTCCTGCAACATGACGTCTGCCAAACGACCTGACCGCCCACTGACCAACCTCCGTGCCTTCAGGCCATCAGACACGTGAGCTTTTTTCTTGCACGGACGCTCATAAAGTTGTAAGATTTTCATTTATCGATCCGACTAAAAATGCCAGAAAGGTACGCGCACCACATAGGATTCGCTTGTATAAAATTATGCTAAAAAGATCACATGATTTGTACAGCTTCTGCTTACACCGGCATCCAACCATGCTATTTCGTTCGATTCTTCAGGTAGTCCAGTTCGGTCACAGCAGAACGCACCAAAGCTTATGAAGAGCAGCTACAAGCTAGTATAGTCTGATAAACTGGTGGCACGCACAGGTCAGCAGCTATTATCTTTGCGCACCAGGTTGAGTCAGTCATATATTTTTACAACAGCTATCATCAGCTAAAGGGAGATGCTACTCCCTGGCTACACTCTTCTAGCCCTGTATCTCCTCTTGAAAACATCTTCCCTGAACTGCTTGGTTTCAGTCATCAGGTCCAAGGCTGGCTTCTGCTGTATGATCTCCTTCTCGCTCTCCAGCATCTTCTTCCGCTTTGTGAGGGCCTTTATCACAGCAGCCTGCTTCTCCTCCTCGATCTTTTGCAGCTCCTGTTGCGCATCCTCTCCTGAGTCGTCGTCAAGCACATACTGCACGAGTGAAAGAATACAAGTTATGCAGGCGTCAACAAGTTAGCGCATCACAATGGTGACAGGCATTCCCTGGCAAATTCACAAGTGAAGAGAAATGGAGAGCTCTGTCGCTTTTACCTCAAGATCGTTAATGAGGGACTCCAGAGACTTGATTTTGCGGTGAGGCCAGCGAGGTATCCCATATTTCCGGCATTTTCTCTTCAGTATGCTCACTCCTATCTTGAGAGTCTTTGACGCTTCTCTGATTGGAAGATGGAAGTACTGCGCTATCTCAACCAAAGTAATGCTATCTATATGCTTCCGGTTGGCTCTGGGCTGCTTCTGAACTGTTGGCGCAAGTTCTGCATGCATCATATTGGTACTATTAAACATTCAAGTATGAAAAGAGGAGACATGAGAAATGAAGTAACCCAAACATAGTGACACTTTGCAGAGGTACTATACTTCTTCAGATTATGATTTTGTTCTTATAGTTTTAGATACCAGAAGAGAAGAAGTAATTATGGAAAACAAACAGGTAATATCTGTAAGACTGGGATTTCAATATAAGTCCAGGTAAACCATGTTTTgtccaaaaaaaagaaagaacacACAATCACGACGTTCCATGAACAACAACAGCAATCCATTCCACGGTTCCTTTTTCAACTACTATTATACAGATTTGATGAGCCCATGAATAGCACATAAAAACCAACAAAAGCGTCACAACTAAATAATCTCAGGGACAAAATAAGTTTTCATTACAACAATGACATCTTAAATCAAATTGGAGACACAGTGGTATGATATCCTGCTACCAGCATAGGCATAGAGTTCTCTTTGAACTCTTTATTTGTTTTAAATGAAGATAAGGCTGTGAAAACAGATGTATGGTTGTGTCAATTTTGACCCATATAGGGATGGTCACAGACATAGTACCATTTTCTAGGAACAGGTTCTTTGCCTTCTCACTTAAGATGGGCAAGAGTAATTATAGGTTGTCACCGTGAGGAGATGCAACAAGGAGAAAACCTAAATAAAGAGGAACTATGAAAAACTGAATTCAGTTCAACACTACGTCAAGCAACCAAAGCTGCCTATCAATCAAGGAGCCACAGTTAGCTGCAAAAAATTGATGTCCTCCTGAATCATCCAGAAAAACTCTTTCTCTGTTTTCTTGTTTTTGAGCAAATTGACAGGAGTGCCACCTTTCAATTAGAAGGAAAAATCTTGTACAACAGATCCCCTAACCAGGTTAAATTCTTGCTTTTTAAAAAGCCTGATTGTTCCGCTCTTTACATAGAAACTGGCACAAACTGCAGTTGCTAGAAGTCATGGACACAATGGACTTGGGTGTGAGTGCCCCATTCGGCAAAAGAGAAATTGCACACACCAAATAAGAATTGGAATCCAACAAAACTGTCAGAATCTAACGCATGCCAAATACAGCTTGGAATTTAAGTGTCAAATACGACTTGGAATCTGATGATTGTCATAAACACATGGCCAATACTacttgaaatccacaaaggcgtTAGAAACTTAGAATCTGATGTGGGCTGCAGGGTCTGACACAATAAAGAAAGGGGGCTATCTATTTATCTGTTGATAGATTCCATGAGTGAAATCTGTCACTTTTCTGACCATTGGATTAAAATCCAACAGTTTGGATTCATCATCTAGTATAGAAAAGGTGAAATGATTGGAACATTTTATATTGCCTACTTGGAACATTTTATTTCACAGCTCGAACATTTTTTTTACACCGGGGCATTGCAAATTTTCACAGATTTTTGCTACAAAATTTGCCACCCCTGATTTCTTTTCAAGAACATTCTATTTTACTGCTGGATCATTTTTTTTCATGATGCTACAACATTGCAAATCTGATAGAATTTGCCAAGAAATCTGTCAACAGATAGATAGCGTTTTTCTAGAGAAATTTATTTCCAAATAAAGGAGTAGAAACAATCACCTTTATCAGATTGAGGATCCCCATCGGAATCAGACCCCGATGAATCAGCCTCATCAGAAGTTTTCTCCTGCTCACCAGAACGTATTGGTTGCTGTTTTGCATCACGGCGAACAAGCTGTGGGACCTTTTCCACCTTCTGAAACTGAAAAACCTTTTGCAGGTCTCTGTACAGATTAGGTAGACACTCCAGCTGTGGATTCCTGGAAGGAAAAGATATCGAAGATTTCAGAATCAATCATCTGTTCTACTTCCTCCGAAAACAGAAACGGTTTGGAAAACCAAAAAAATCAAAGCTTTTGGCCATCAAAGCATTGGGCGACAGCATCACAGCATCAATTTCGAGCTCATGTGATCTGATAATTCATACACTAAGGGGGagagcacgggcggcggcggggaggacggCGCGACGGCGGCAACAGAATCGAATGCCACAATGCAACGCCAGGTGCCCACGGCCTGCCCCTCGTGGAACACCGGCCGGCCGTGCCACCCCGCCAGCAGTAtccgcggcgaggcggcggggaCGGCGACCTCGCGGCACGGCGGGACGGAGAGGGAGAGGACGAACTGCCGCTCCACCCACCTCTCCCACCGCACCCACTTCCCATCTTTCCTCCCGATCACCCTGTACCCGTGCACGCTCCTGAAGGCAGCTGCGCGGAGAGAAGGGAAAAAAGCGTCAGTCAGTGCGCCGGGAGGGAAGCGATCGAAAGAGCGGTGGCGGAGGCGGGCGCCGACCGTGTTCGACGGTGCTGGCGAAAACGGAGAGCGCGGTGAGGGTGGAAACGGCGGCGTCCATGTCCATGGGGAGGGGCCTGTTGGGGGCAGGATGGAGACTGGAGAGAGATTGACTGGAGAATTGAGGAATCGCTAATTGCTACTGCTGTCAAAATGGAAGGAAGGGGACGCCGCCGCCTTGCAATTGCATTCGGCTGGCGGCGAGCGGAGAAGGAAGCAGAATTCGATCGCGTCGGGTTCTTTCTaagggccggcggggagagaaGGACAAATTGGGAGGTGGGCTTGACGTGGAGCAGTAATGCCACCACATCAGTTGGCATTTGGAGGCTTGCGAAATGCAAATCCTGCGACAAATGTGCAGGCGTGCAGCACAGCAGTAGCAATAATGGCCTGCAGATTTCGGACTCTTCGGATGTGCACCGATCCTGCAGGTCACGAAGTCACACCGCCGAGGCGCCGAGCAGCCGCGACCGCGAGCACGTCAGAACAAACCCCCCAGACTCAGGCGTGCAGCACTCGCCGCGCGCTGGAGCCTTTTCCGGGTACAATACAATTATCTTGCCGCGTTCCCACTAGCCACGATGGCACGGCAACAAACTCAGCCAGATGCCAACAAACGGAGCGGTTTTCATGGATCCTCGTAGATCATCAGGGAGAAAAGGCAATAAAGAGTCGTTGTTTATACTTACTATGTTCTTCTCGAGTCCACTTCCACTGTTCGCTCCCACTCAGTCCACTCCCCCCTCGAGGGCCTCTGTTTTCTTCTGCCTGCTTGGACGAATGCCTGCTCAGTCTCATGCCAAAACCTGGAGGCGTACAACCGTACACCTGCACAAGCATGACAATGCGCATGTCATCTCTGTAGTCGGGAAAGAGAACCCGCGGAGAGAGTACAAATGAAATGTCACTCACCGGGCACCGGCACTCTCGAAGCCTGGCATGGTGAGAGGCCAAACGGCGTGATGAGCGAGGACAGGTGTAGAGCCACAGCCAGGAGCAAGGAAAGCAGAAGCCTGGACTGGACGGAGTTAGTTGTATTGGCTTTATCCTCTTCCTTCACAGCTTATGCATGCCTTTGCTGCGGGCGATGAGCAGTAATAGCAAACTTGCAGCCAGACAGCCTGGGCAGTCTTGCGGCAATGACGCAGCCCCGCCGAAAGGCCGCAAAAAGGTAGCACATATGGAACGGGACGAGACAGAGACCCTTTCACAGCTTCTTCGTGTTTGCTTGATGCCTAGTACAAAATATATGCAACACGTGAGCGTTTAGCATGACAACAAGGAGCATTGCGCATTTTACAATCTCAAGAGCAAGTGATCAGCACAAGCAATACTGTGGCTTCCATGACGGAACACTGCAACAGAACTAAGTTTCTCTAGTCTGGAAAAAAGAACAGAACTGCAAGATTCACACTTGCAGAGTTCTCTTGTCAAGGAGTTACAGTATATTCTAGTGGTTGAGTAGTTGGGTCATAAGCACCAGTGACATACCGGAGAAACAGGGCATGTGCGGTGCAAGGTGCTTAGGCACTGTGTGCTTAAGAAAAAGAGAATGCTACTATATATTATCATGCACCTAAGTTAATTGCAAAATTGGTGCTTAAACAGGCTTAACTACCTTGGGAGCATCTTATCCACCATATAAGCACCTAGTGCATATGTCATGATGAAAAACGGTTTTCTTATCTAAGCATTATGTCTAAGGACCTTCATTGTTTATGCTTTCACGTATGCGAGTTGAAGAATGAAAATTGGAACCGGCCCTAGCACAATTCTCTGGGTCCACACATTTCCAACGGAACCATTGATTTGGAAAAGTTGGGCCGCACAAAAATGCAAATTTGCCTCTTCTTACAATGTACGTATGCACGTCGCATCTGGGATGTCGTGGGTAACTGGCTCTCACACCTTAATGGGCAACCATGAGTTGCTACAGGAGTGGTGACAACACATGGAAATGACGGTGGGTACAGCTTACAGCCTTACAATGTGACCTTACCTTTCGATCCCAGTCTCCTGGTTATGGAAGGAGTGCAATGCATGGGTTTTTCAGCGCAAGGAATCCTTGGCACTGATGCTTGTGGAATAAATCTAGGAGGAATCCGCACCTGGTGCCTAGAAGGAGCAGAAAGTTTAGCTTTAGCGGTAGCGCAAATCATGATGGAGAGTAGGATTCCTTTTCCCCCTCGTGGGATTTTGTCTGATTTTTGGGTCCTAATGCATCCTGTTTGTACTCTTAGCTCTTGCTCTACAATATATCCTGGCAAATCATATACCGGTCAGCCGGTGTTTTCAAATGAAAAAGGCAATCGCCATAATTTCATTCATGTCTATATGGATACCAAGAGCTTGTGTTAAATGTGACCAAAATTGTTAAATCTCTCACGTAGCATTTGTCAGAGATTTGATGTTCTTTACAAGCTAACAAGAGAGTGAGACACTGAACGACGTGAAGCTCATCCTAGGTGTGCTGTTTTAGCTATAATGGTACTGACAAAGAACAACAGAAATGAACAGCACTCTGATACTTATAGTACTGTGATTGTCATGTGAATAAGCAGAAATTCAGTTGAGGAAAGTACAGCAGGAAAAAGTGTCTCATATAAATCTAGAAATGCGTTTGTATGGGCCTATGGGCAAACTTACCGAAGGTAAACTTGTCAGTTTTCCTCGAAAACTTGAAGCAAGCTTACTTTCCTTGATGACCGTAGTTGTTTTTCATGTGTATTGCGTCACTGCAATCATCAATACCAAAAGCATTGAATTTGGAAACTATTTCATTGAGA
The sequence above is drawn from the Panicum hallii strain FIL2 chromosome 7, PHallii_v3.1, whole genome shotgun sequence genome and encodes:
- the LOC112900993 gene encoding protein RKD5, with product MDMDAAVSTLTALSVFASTVEHAAFRSVHGYRVIGRKDGKWVRWERWVERQFVLSLSVPPCREVAVPAASPRILLAGWHGRPVFHEGQAVGTWRCIVAFDSVAAVAPSSPPPPVLSPLVNPQLECLPNLYRDLQKVFQFQKVEKVPQLVRRDAKQQPIRSGEQEKTSDEADSSGSDSDGDPQSDKELAPTVQKQPRANRKHIDSITLVEIAQYFHLPIREASKTLKIGVSILKRKCRKYGIPRWPHRKIKSLESLINDLEYVLDDDSGEDAQQELQKIEEEKQAAVIKALTKRKKMLESEKEIIQQKPALDLMTETKQFREDVFKRRYRARRV